The Pseudoalteromonas translucida KMM 520 genome has a window encoding:
- the accD gene encoding acetyl-CoA carboxylase, carboxyltransferase subunit beta: MSWLEKILPKTTKASGRKEIPEGVWAKCTSCDSILYKAELEKALNVCPKCDHHMRISGRKRLEYFLDEGDRVELGTQHEPKDVLKFRDSKKYSDRITAAQKSSGEKDALVAMKGHLKGIPVAAVAFEFSFMGGSMASVVGARFVDAVDQCLEHNMPLICFSASGGARMQEALISLMQMAKTSAALAKMTEKGLPFISVMTDPTMGGVSASLAMLGDINVGEPKALIGFAGPRVIEQTVRETLPEGFQRSEFLLEHGAIDMIIDRREMRDTLARILAKFMNLPSTEQEHRVA, encoded by the coding sequence ATGAGTTGGCTAGAAAAAATCTTACCTAAAACGACAAAAGCATCAGGTCGTAAAGAAATTCCAGAAGGTGTTTGGGCTAAGTGTACATCGTGTGATTCTATTTTGTATAAAGCCGAATTAGAAAAAGCATTAAATGTATGTCCTAAGTGCGATCATCACATGCGTATTAGTGGGCGTAAGCGCCTAGAGTATTTTTTAGATGAAGGTGACCGTGTAGAACTTGGTACACAGCACGAACCTAAAGATGTACTTAAATTTAGAGACTCAAAAAAATATTCTGACCGTATTACAGCGGCGCAAAAATCAAGTGGTGAAAAAGACGCGCTTGTGGCAATGAAGGGACATTTAAAAGGTATTCCTGTAGCTGCTGTAGCATTTGAATTCTCATTTATGGGCGGTTCAATGGCATCGGTAGTAGGTGCACGTTTTGTTGACGCTGTTGATCAATGCTTAGAGCATAACATGCCACTTATTTGTTTTTCGGCATCTGGCGGCGCACGTATGCAAGAAGCACTTATTTCATTAATGCAAATGGCCAAAACCAGTGCTGCGCTTGCTAAAATGACAGAAAAAGGCTTACCATTTATTTCAGTTATGACTGATCCAACAATGGGCGGTGTTTCTGCATCGCTTGCTATGTTGGGCGACATTAACGTAGGCGAGCCAAAAGCATTAATTGGTTTTGCAGGGCCGCGTGTTATTGAGCAGACAGTGCGTGAAACACTCCCAGAAGGTTTTCAGCGCAGTGAATTCTTGCTTGAACACGGTGCAATAGACATGATTATTGACCGTCGTGAAATGCGCGATACATTGGCACGCATTTTGGCTAAGTTTATGAACTTGCCTTCTACTGAGCAAGAGCATAGAGTAGCGTAA
- the truA gene encoding tRNA pseudouridine(38-40) synthase TruA: MRVALGVEYNGARYSGWQRQSHVNSVQQEVETALSRICNHPVAIVCAGRTDAGVHGTGQVVHFDTDAPRDMVAFTLGMNTLLPKDIAIRFAQPVADDFHARFSATARRYRYVIYNNPLRGAVLNEGVTHFHHTLDETKMQEACQYLIGKYDFTSFRAIHCQANTAIRTIQHLSVQRQGSYVIIDIKANAFLHHMVRNITGCLMDIGLHKQQPVWLKELLDLKERAKASATAKAAGLYLVDVDYPEQFNIPKTPLGPLFLPDISI, encoded by the coding sequence ATGCGAGTAGCACTTGGAGTTGAGTACAACGGCGCACGCTATAGTGGTTGGCAACGACAATCACACGTAAATAGCGTACAACAAGAAGTAGAAACAGCATTATCGCGTATTTGTAATCATCCGGTTGCAATTGTATGCGCAGGGCGTACCGATGCCGGTGTGCATGGTACCGGGCAAGTTGTACACTTTGATACAGATGCACCGCGCGATATGGTGGCATTTACTTTAGGCATGAATACATTGCTGCCAAAAGATATTGCTATTCGTTTTGCTCAGCCAGTGGCAGATGACTTTCATGCTCGTTTTAGTGCAACAGCACGCCGTTATCGTTATGTTATTTATAATAATCCACTTCGTGGCGCGGTATTAAACGAAGGTGTTACGCACTTTCATCACACGCTTGATGAAACAAAAATGCAAGAAGCGTGTCAGTATTTAATTGGTAAATACGACTTTACGTCGTTCCGTGCTATTCACTGCCAAGCAAATACTGCTATTAGAACAATTCAGCATTTATCGGTACAGCGCCAAGGCAGTTACGTTATTATAGATATTAAAGCCAATGCTTTTTTACATCATATGGTACGTAATATAACGGGTTGTTTAATGGATATAGGCTTACACAAACAACAACCTGTTTGGCTAAAAGAATTACTAGATTTAAAAGAGCGAGCAAAGGCAAGTGCAACCGCTAAAGCTGCCGGTTTATACCTGGTAGACGTTGATTACCCTGAACAATTTAACATACCTAAAACGCCATTAGGGCCTTTGTTTTTACCAGATATTAGTATTTAA
- a CDS encoding FimV/HubP family polar landmark protein, translating into MRGLASLIILASALIVTSVYSQDSTQLKGPKGVDYGVQGRAIGPIKPTDTLWRIAVKVRPDNSVSIYQVMQALYNKNPNSFLEQNLNHMQSGAYLNIPTLAEIKSVSSDLARLRSEQDDKLWEKKKNGTLTQSEINTAQTKVTQARKVDVDEAKKELQKELNDIKTDQSNRLVELQQQFKSSVNNVEEILVENNKLKKQLTGISQELKNLREQLGQDSEIQLQLKELIVKQNEIIAQQKTKDAKQDAEFDLGALLSNPLVLILLMTIPALLIIFAVVMLLRKRANNTEQNNQDDDEFLPQTPVYSSDDSDDVVSAASHDDPIIPDPLDDLSVQLDDDISDDVLLDDGISDDVLLDDDVAFDDSLDDSNLLDQDELESLLSDDIIFDDEDGQDDDELDIFMQQGFDEPADSSLEDTIDLDLNTSQNSDDILSADDLDSLFDEDDSLPEIESSDSDKVAPESEDAHDEISAFSEELASEDDDFDIDDLLESEQPLIPNNTEELVEENDDFDLDDIDSLIDEANEQDDDLPEEQSSVTELVEENDDFDLDDIDSLIDEANEQGDDLLEEQSSVTELVEENDDFDLDDIDSLIDEANEQGDELLEEQSSVTELVEENDDFDLDDIDSLIDEANEQGDELLEEQSSATELVEENDDVDIDDIDSLIDKVSEQSDEEQPETALEEQNNTTELVEETDDSDLDEIDDIDSLIDEVSEQNDDLLEERSSATELVEENDDVDIDDIESLIDEVSEQNDEEQPETPLEEQKNTAELVEEADDFDLDDIDDIDSLIDEASEQGDEEQPETPLEEQNNTAELAEKADDFDLDDIDDIDSLIDEVSEQSDEEQAEAPLEEQNNTAELVEETDDFDLDDIDDIDSLIDEVSEQGDESVESSLSENTESALEPELAVEEQDDFGDSIIEDYSDTSQTLLDPEDALEEYNDDNLKSVDELLNELQQASDDEEYVEPPEWSVDDLNDVTEAELGDDPLGIENDESELLADESVPEGAAEVAAPSEELDADEYPELDLNDDAILAADEQQAFTPQELQGDNLDGDAKGMASSQAEQDLANSLLAGGNLDSLEDDFDDELLIENDFSELDSEQQNEDELLPITSPEVDASNSLEQQLNDDVSDDLLNEVDDIQVEQLNEELDAKLIDEQTNVDREAALMPTELPHNDEVASDDELDDEFMADLTQTDFDALLNELADADELDIADSSEFDVDFNNLLNDELDADESALAPPQPVVNSDTIEQTSKDEFVDIDALLEQSDDADTEHEPYDDVNMDVGLGDFDSLLAGDNPTDVDAESGGYSAKLDLARAYIEIDDFDSALKVIEDVINKGPKEVQQEALSLKAKLK; encoded by the coding sequence ATGCGCGGTTTAGCTTCACTTATTATATTGGCGTCTGCATTGATAGTCACTTCTGTTTACTCTCAAGACAGTACCCAACTAAAGGGGCCTAAAGGCGTTGACTATGGTGTGCAAGGACGAGCAATAGGGCCAATAAAACCGACCGATACACTCTGGCGTATTGCTGTTAAAGTTCGTCCTGACAATTCTGTAAGCATTTATCAAGTTATGCAGGCCTTGTATAACAAAAATCCAAATTCATTTTTAGAACAAAACCTTAACCACATGCAAAGTGGTGCCTATTTAAACATACCCACCTTAGCTGAAATAAAAAGTGTTAGCTCTGATCTGGCAAGACTACGCTCAGAACAAGACGACAAGTTATGGGAAAAAAAGAAAAACGGCACGCTAACGCAAAGCGAAATTAATACAGCTCAAACCAAAGTAACGCAAGCGCGTAAAGTTGACGTAGACGAAGCTAAAAAAGAATTACAAAAAGAACTAAATGACATAAAAACGGATCAAAGTAATAGATTAGTTGAGCTGCAACAGCAATTTAAAAGTTCGGTCAATAATGTTGAAGAAATATTAGTAGAGAATAACAAGCTTAAAAAACAACTCACAGGTATTTCGCAAGAACTAAAAAACTTACGCGAGCAACTAGGCCAAGACAGCGAAATACAGCTGCAACTTAAAGAATTAATAGTCAAACAAAATGAAATAATAGCGCAACAAAAAACCAAAGACGCCAAACAAGATGCCGAATTTGACTTAGGGGCCTTGCTATCTAATCCGTTGGTTTTAATTTTGTTAATGACTATACCTGCATTATTAATTATTTTTGCTGTTGTAATGTTGTTACGTAAACGTGCAAATAACACCGAACAAAATAACCAAGATGATGATGAGTTTTTACCGCAAACTCCCGTTTATAGCAGTGACGACAGCGATGATGTTGTAAGTGCAGCTAGCCACGACGATCCTATTATTCCTGATCCGTTGGATGATTTAAGTGTTCAATTAGATGACGATATTTCGGATGACGTGCTGTTAGATGACGGTATTTCAGATGACGTGCTGTTAGATGACGATGTAGCGTTTGACGACTCATTAGATGATAGCAATTTATTAGATCAAGATGAGTTAGAAAGCTTATTGAGTGATGACATCATTTTTGATGATGAAGACGGCCAAGACGATGATGAACTCGATATTTTTATGCAGCAAGGCTTTGATGAGCCTGCAGATAGCAGCTTAGAGGACACTATTGATTTAGACTTAAACACATCACAAAACAGTGATGATATTTTAAGTGCCGATGATTTAGATAGCTTATTTGATGAAGACGATAGCTTACCAGAAATTGAATCGAGTGATAGCGACAAGGTAGCACCAGAGAGTGAGGATGCACACGATGAAATATCTGCCTTTAGCGAGGAGTTAGCAAGTGAAGATGACGATTTTGATATTGATGATTTATTAGAATCAGAGCAACCATTAATACCAAACAATACAGAAGAGTTGGTAGAGGAAAACGACGACTTTGATTTAGATGATATCGACAGCTTAATTGACGAAGCAAACGAGCAGGATGATGATCTGCCTGAAGAGCAAAGTAGCGTTACAGAGCTCGTAGAAGAGAATGACGACTTTGATTTAGACGATATCGATAGCTTAATTGACGAAGCAAACGAGCAGGGCGATGATCTGCTTGAAGAGCAAAGCAGCGTTACAGAGCTCGTAGAAGAGAACGACGACTTTGATTTAGACGACATCGACAGCTTAATTGATGAAGCAAACGAGCAGGGCGATGAGCTGCTTGAAGAGCAAAGCAGCGTTACAGAGCTCGTAGAAGAGAACGACGACTTTGATTTAGACGATATCGACAGCTTAATTGATGAAGCAAACGAGCAGGGCGATGAGCTGCTTGAAGAACAAAGCAGCGCGACAGAATTAGTTGAAGAAAATGATGATGTTGATATTGACGACATCGACAGCTTAATCGACAAAGTTAGTGAACAAAGCGATGAAGAGCAGCCTGAAACAGCGCTTGAAGAGCAAAATAATACAACTGAGTTAGTAGAAGAAACAGATGACTCTGACTTAGATGAAATTGACGATATCGATAGCTTAATCGATGAAGTAAGCGAACAGAATGATGATCTGCTAGAAGAACGAAGCAGCGCGACAGAATTAGTTGAAGAAAATGATGATGTTGATATTGACGACATCGAAAGCTTAATCGACGAAGTCAGTGAACAAAACGATGAAGAGCAGCCTGAAACACCGCTTGAAGAGCAAAAAAATACAGCTGAGTTAGTAGAAGAAGCCGATGACTTTGACTTAGATGATATTGACGACATCGATAGTTTAATTGATGAAGCAAGCGAGCAGGGCGATGAAGAGCAGCCTGAAACACCGCTTGAAGAGCAAAATAATACAGCTGAGTTAGCAGAAAAAGCCGATGACTTCGACTTAGATGATATTGACGACATCGATAGCTTAATCGACGAAGTTAGTGAACAAAGCGATGAAGAGCAGGCTGAGGCACCGCTTGAAGAGCAAAATAATACAGCTGAGTTAGTAGAAGAAACAGATGACTTCGACTTAGATGATATTGACGACATCGATAGCTTAATCGACGAAGTTAGTGAGCAAGGCGATGAATCTGTTGAATCTTCATTAAGTGAAAATACAGAGTCAGCACTTGAACCAGAGCTTGCAGTAGAAGAGCAAGACGATTTTGGCGACTCAATTATAGAGGATTACTCAGATACATCGCAGACGTTACTCGATCCTGAAGATGCACTTGAAGAATATAATGATGATAATTTAAAAAGTGTTGATGAGCTTTTAAATGAGCTACAACAAGCATCCGATGATGAAGAGTATGTAGAACCCCCAGAGTGGTCGGTTGATGATTTAAATGATGTAACAGAAGCTGAATTAGGTGATGATCCTCTGGGTATTGAAAACGATGAATCTGAATTATTAGCAGATGAGTCAGTGCCTGAAGGAGCGGCTGAGGTAGCAGCGCCAAGCGAAGAGCTTGATGCAGACGAATACCCTGAGCTTGATCTGAATGACGATGCAATACTAGCAGCAGATGAGCAGCAAGCGTTTACCCCGCAAGAGCTACAAGGCGATAACCTAGATGGTGACGCTAAAGGCATGGCCTCGAGTCAAGCTGAACAAGATCTTGCAAACTCGCTACTAGCAGGTGGTAATTTAGATAGTTTAGAAGATGACTTTGACGATGAACTATTAATTGAAAACGATTTTTCAGAGCTCGATAGTGAACAGCAAAATGAAGATGAATTATTACCAATAACCTCACCAGAGGTTGATGCAAGTAATTCGCTTGAGCAGCAATTAAATGATGACGTTAGTGATGATTTACTTAACGAAGTAGACGATATTCAAGTTGAGCAGTTAAATGAAGAGTTAGATGCGAAGTTAATTGATGAGCAAACAAATGTAGACCGTGAAGCGGCATTAATGCCAACAGAGTTACCGCATAACGATGAAGTTGCATCGGATGATGAACTTGATGACGAGTTTATGGCCGATTTAACTCAGACAGACTTTGATGCATTATTAAATGAATTAGCCGATGCTGATGAGCTAGATATTGCAGACAGTAGTGAGTTTGACGTTGATTTTAATAACTTACTAAATGATGAGTTAGATGCTGATGAATCAGCTTTAGCGCCGCCACAGCCAGTTGTTAACAGCGACACTATTGAGCAAACTAGCAAAGATGAATTTGTAGATATTGATGCATTATTAGAGCAAAGTGACGACGCAGATACAGAGCACGAACCTTACGATGATGTGAATATGGACGTAGGGTTAGGTGATTTTGACTCATTACTGGCCGGCGATAACCCAACAGATGTTGATGCTGAAAGTGGCGGTTATTCTGCTAAATTAGACTTAGCCCGCGCTTATATCGAAATAGATGATTTTGACTCAGCGCTTAAGGTTATCGAAGACGTTATAAATAAAGGCCCTAAAGAAGTTCAACAAGAAGCGCTTAGTTTAAAAGCTAAACTTAAATAA
- a CDS encoding aspartate-semialdehyde dehydrogenase — MSQKYNVVVLGATGLVGRQIIETLADRKFPVDQLFLLASSRSAGEDIKFCGETIEVLDVEGFDFSQAHIGFFSAGGGVSEQYAPIAADAGCVVIDNTSFFRNDFEVPLIVPEVNAASLADFRNRNIIANPNCSTIQMMLALKPIYDAYGIDRINVSTYQAVSGAGKKAVDELAKQTANLMNARPVDSDVFPKQIAFNVIPQIDAFEDNGYTREEMKMVNETHKILGDTTIAVNPTCVRVPVFFGHSESINIETRMPYDLEHVKQLLNDAPGVELIDDAGDYPTAVSDASGNDTVYIGRLRADISHPHGLNMWVVSDNTRKGAATNSIQIAEELIANYM; from the coding sequence ATGTCGCAAAAATATAACGTTGTGGTACTTGGTGCTACCGGTTTAGTTGGTCGTCAAATCATTGAAACATTAGCAGATCGTAAATTTCCAGTGGATCAACTTTTTTTACTTGCTAGCAGCCGCAGCGCAGGCGAAGACATTAAGTTTTGTGGTGAGACCATTGAAGTACTTGATGTTGAAGGCTTTGACTTTAGCCAAGCGCACATAGGTTTCTTCTCTGCTGGTGGTGGTGTGTCAGAGCAGTACGCGCCAATTGCTGCAGATGCTGGTTGTGTAGTAATCGACAACACCTCATTTTTTAGAAATGATTTTGAAGTCCCTTTAATCGTACCTGAAGTTAACGCAGCAAGCTTAGCCGATTTTAGAAATCGCAACATAATTGCCAACCCTAACTGTTCAACTATTCAGATGATGTTGGCACTAAAACCAATATACGACGCTTACGGAATTGACCGTATTAATGTATCAACATATCAAGCAGTGTCGGGCGCAGGTAAAAAAGCGGTTGATGAGTTAGCAAAGCAAACCGCTAACTTAATGAATGCTCGCCCAGTTGACAGCGATGTGTTTCCTAAGCAAATTGCGTTTAACGTGATCCCACAAATAGATGCATTTGAAGATAACGGCTACACCCGTGAAGAAATGAAAATGGTTAACGAAACGCATAAAATATTAGGCGATACTACCATTGCAGTAAACCCAACGTGTGTAAGAGTACCGGTATTTTTTGGTCATTCAGAGTCAATCAATATAGAAACACGTATGCCATATGACCTTGAGCACGTAAAACAATTATTAAACGACGCGCCAGGTGTTGAGCTTATTGACGACGCGGGCGATTACCCAACAGCGGTATCTGATGCCAGTGGTAATGACACTGTTTACATTGGTCGTTTACGCGCCGACATTTCACACCCACATGGTTTAAATATGTGGGTTGTAAGTGATAATACCCGCAAAGGTGCAGCAACCAATAGCATACAAATTGCAGAAGAGCTTATTGCTAACTACATGTAA
- a CDS encoding 4-phosphoerythronate dehydrogenase, which yields MKILADQNMPLVEQYFADIGDVERFDGRQLTADQLIDVDVLLTRSVTLVNNELLAHANKLGFVGTATIGVDHIDTQLLNDKNIAFSSAPGCNAIAVAEYVISSLYALSQENARPLKNQTIGIVGVGSIGSCLAQKLQALNLTVLLCDPIKHAQGLLNEHVALDQLLAQSDIVTFHVPLIKSGEHKTLHMMDKARLKALKPGLTLINASRGDVIDNQALLEVMQAGADLDLVLDVWENEPTILTELLEHVRYASVHIAGHTLEGKARGTQILYQKFCELKGIEATKSLDEFLPVPAITQATLGQSFNEADIARLVHLIYDVRRDDGILLRDLANNGFDSLRKNYPVRREFSTLTIQGDSSQLAALAQLGFTVAN from the coding sequence ATGAAAATTCTTGCCGATCAGAATATGCCTTTAGTTGAGCAGTACTTTGCAGACATTGGTGACGTTGAGCGTTTTGATGGGCGACAATTAACAGCCGATCAACTAATAGACGTAGATGTGCTGCTTACTCGCTCAGTCACTCTGGTTAATAATGAGCTTTTAGCACACGCTAATAAATTAGGCTTTGTTGGCACCGCAACAATTGGTGTTGATCATATTGATACGCAATTATTAAATGATAAAAATATTGCCTTTAGTAGCGCGCCAGGCTGCAACGCAATTGCGGTAGCCGAGTATGTAATAAGCAGTTTATATGCATTAAGCCAAGAGAATGCCCGCCCACTTAAGAATCAAACAATAGGTATAGTTGGCGTTGGCAGTATTGGCAGTTGTTTGGCGCAAAAATTACAAGCGCTGAATTTAACCGTACTTTTATGTGATCCAATAAAACATGCGCAAGGCTTATTAAACGAGCACGTAGCACTTGATCAATTACTCGCGCAGTCAGATATTGTAACTTTTCATGTTCCTCTTATAAAAAGTGGCGAGCATAAAACGCTACATATGATGGATAAAGCCAGATTAAAAGCGCTTAAACCCGGGCTTACGTTAATTAATGCAAGCCGTGGTGATGTGATTGACAATCAAGCATTACTAGAGGTGATGCAAGCGGGTGCCGATTTAGATTTAGTGCTTGATGTATGGGAAAACGAACCCACTATTTTAACTGAGTTACTGGAGCATGTGCGCTATGCAAGCGTTCACATTGCAGGGCATACCCTTGAAGGGAAAGCCCGTGGTACACAAATATTGTATCAAAAGTTTTGTGAACTCAAAGGGATAGAAGCAACAAAGTCGCTCGATGAATTTTTACCCGTGCCTGCAATTACTCAAGCTACATTAGGACAAAGTTTTAATGAAGCTGATATTGCGCGTTTGGTGCATTTAATTTACGACGTACGCCGTGATGACGGTATTTTACTGCGTGATTTAGCGAATAACGGTTTTGATAGTTTACGTAAAAACTACCCTGTAAGACGAGAATTTAGCACTTTAACAATACAAGGTGATAGCTCGCAGCTAGCCGCTTTAGCCCAGCTTGGGTTTACTGTTGCAAACTAA